The following proteins are co-located in the Sphingobacteriaceae bacterium genome:
- a CDS encoding YceH family protein: MQKEIPQLSNVEQRVLGSLIEKSRTTPDYYPMTLNSITLACNQKSSRNPIVQFSEDEVQKALNSLKGISLVSTAIGGGSRTIKYKHNLTTVFPMHDGQLAALCVLLLRGPQTAGEINTNSGRIYDFGSLDAVIETIDSLMQNDNLFVQELPRKAGQKERRFIHLFGHTPDQQDSIPAQNNSNETQSMEEKINHLENEILNLKTRIELLEQQIK, encoded by the coding sequence ATGCAAAAGGAGATTCCCCAATTAAGTAATGTCGAACAGAGAGTATTGGGTTCATTGATTGAAAAAAGTAGAACTACCCCTGATTATTACCCAATGACATTGAATAGTATTACATTGGCCTGTAATCAAAAATCATCTCGGAATCCTATTGTTCAATTCAGCGAAGACGAAGTTCAAAAAGCATTAAATAGTTTAAAAGGGATAAGCTTAGTTTCAACTGCAATTGGCGGAGGAAGTAGAACGATAAAATACAAACATAATCTAACAACCGTATTTCCCATGCACGATGGCCAACTTGCTGCATTGTGCGTATTATTATTAAGAGGACCACAAACAGCAGGGGAAATCAATACCAACTCAGGAAGAATTTATGATTTCGGTTCTTTAGACGCTGTTATTGAAACGATAGATTCTCTAATGCAAAATGATAATTTATTTGTTCAGGAATTGCCCAGAAAAGCAGGACAAAAGGAAAGACGATTTATTCATTTATTTGGTCATACGCCAGATCAACAAGATTCAATACCGGCTCAAAACAATTCAAATGAAACGCAATCCATGGAAGAGAAGATTAATCATTTAGAAAATGAAATATTAAACCTAAAAACAAGAATTGAATTACTAGAACAGCAGATAAAATAA